cgtataagaccaagTCTGTAGGCATGTAACTGATATACTTGCACTAGCATCATAATCATAATAGCATAGTCATAAGATAGTAATGGTCTATGTTACTAGGACCCAGGGAATGAGTACCAGAAATGGGTACATGTCTGACATTGACACTGGCATgctcttttttcttatttttctataatttccaTATATTTAGAGGACTATCCCTTATGTTTCAATACATGTCAGGCACATGTATTTCAATGAAAATGAAGAATTGGAGTAACGTAGCAGCCAACCTGAACTGAAGCAAAGTAAAATGAGTACAAATGAGCAGGAAGGAGGGCTCAAACCTATGCCTGCATAATGATAACAATGCTTAATGCAAACCAAAGACATTTACCACAGAAACTGCAGCAACAAGGTCATACATCATGATCCCCGCATCTGCAAGGGCAAGACTAGCACATGATATCACCACAGGAAGATCACCTGTAACCAATGTTATGAAGCTTATCAAGAAATGGCAATATAAGAGTTTAGGGCATATCCATAGCCCATAAGAATTTTGATTGATTAGATAAAACTTTTGACGCTCTACAAcattgttaaatatttatttgctaAAAAGAACATTACGTGAAACACTAGTAAGAATATGAGAACCAATTTTACAAGAGGCCATAAGAAGGTGCAAAAAAATAGATAGGTtaagaaatgaaaggaaaaaaaattactgATAAAGGCATCTGAATCAGAAAAAATAATAGgccaatttcaagcctaattacTAAGGATCAATGAGAAGACTTACTGCCCCCAGATTCCAACACCAATGCAAAAACATCCACGGTGGTCTTGGGGAATGTTTCCAACATTATTGCACCTTCCAAAGCTTTATGAAGCATTGACGAAAACTCTTTGTGATCCGATCCCTATGGAAAGGGAGACCAAGAAATAGAATCAACTAATttgaagaaaataattaaaagggagATAAAGACACTAAATCAACTACGTTATGCATATAATCTAATAGCACCACTAAAGCTTCACACTTCCAATCATCTCATATACCTGTCCTCGAACTGGAGTGGCAAATGTTGTATAGCTGACATTACAATTTAATCTCCCAGTATCACTGTACATCATTGCTTTCTTACTTTCTCTTGGCCCAAATCTAAATAGTTAAACACAATTAACAGATGAACATGTAAAGCAGTCTCAgtatttgaaagaaaattttactAAAGAACGATAAGGATtataaaatcccaaaaatagtaTCAAGAAGAACAtgacaatttaacatagatatgCACTCACACAGATACAATGACCTTGGTACTCCCAAGCTCTGCATAAGCAGATCCGGAAGCAGAATTTACTGCACCTGTCCTGAAAACTACAAATCACCAACATTTTACGATTAATTTCAACTCAGCACAGCAGAATCTAAGAAAGCTTCATTTACAAGAGGATATGATGAATGATCCATAAATTTTCTATGGAAACACATTTTCCCTAGCTCCTAGGTGcctaaaaactataagaaaaccCATTATCGTGGTAGTAATGGGAAAGATGATCACACAGCATGACAACTATGCCACTGTGGAAACCTAATGCTCTCTTTTATCATAAGCATGAACATTCAATTATATATAAAGTAGTCAGAAGAACCAAAGATAGAATATGCTGGCACAAGTAATAACAAATCATGAAGAAGCATAATCACTTAGCTACTCATTGAAATGGCCTTAATCTAGAGAGCAATGGAGAACGCTAGCCTATTCCTATACCCAGGTAATGAATCAAACTAACATACACAGAGGcacaaaagaaaaatgaaaaatttttcccCATATGGATGATTACCAAAGAATGGATAGAAAGCTTACTAATATCAAAAAGATATCAAACTTTTCAACTTTATtagcaaaataaaatgtaaaattaaaacccaaataaaaataaccATGGTAATGTTAAaaacaagagaaaaataaaaaggagataggtttaaaaatgaaaagaaaaaagaaggaagCTTTACATGCTGGTCGGCACTGGTGGAAGCCACGGCCATCAGGTCGGACCCAATCGAGATCGTTGTCTTTGAAAATAGGGGGGCGAGTTTTTTGGCCAAGATTCGGCGAATACGTTACCGGAGCTGAACCGGGCTTTGCGGCCatgctttttcttcttcttgtttctTTTTCCTCTATTTACTATTTTGGTTTCAGTCGCAGCTCTGCTCTACCTTTTAACTTTCAAGTTGTTCCAGGTTTTATTGCTTCTGATGCCAGGTCAAGACGCAATGCGTTTTCACTAGGAAAGGCAAAACGGTGTCGTCCAGCTGATATTCTCATGCTTACCTTCCCTTTAGGAGTGTCAATGAGCCACGTGGAGCCgaacaaaaaattttaagttcattTGATAGGCCTAAATTCCGTTTAAAAatggacttaattgcataaattcaattaagataaaaatgttaaaatctgAACTTGCCCTACcatgtttatattaaaaatttttatatgattttttaaaaaatatataacacatcaaaaatactaaaaactaggggtgagtaaaactcgattcgactcgaaaaattcgaaaaaaaatttgaatttcaagttaaacgaatcgagttattcgagttaatcgagttattcgaatcaactcgaattttttttttcgaatttcgagttcgaatcgagttgagttttcaaattcgaataactcgaataattcgaataattcgaatataaaactataatattttacatttttaccccaaactcccaaacctttttacttttccctcaaaacttttactcctttccacttttcccccaaaacttttactcccctcccctctcaaccccccaatctacccaaaatccatttcccaccaaaattttactctcccatttattttttctcaaattttactcccaaaaaaccctcaaaaccttttattttctcccaaaatttttactccctcccacttttcccctaaaacttttattctattcccatcccacctctcatctaccccaaaccgtccccctccaatttttttaatattttccctccaaaattttactccccctatttactttccctcaaacttttattttccaaaacttttttattttccccctaaacttttacttctcaccttttaccctcaaataaaaaatcaaaattatccaaaaaaaattcactaaacataaacataaatagtaataattttatttatatctactatttatattattaaattaaatttcacattttatattatttatattatttatattattgaattgtttagtcatattgaatatttatattaaaattgaattattaattatgccataaaatattcttgttaaaattttatattggtatcaatttcacattttatttttaaaataacttttattaaaaaaatcatatttttacatttaatatattttttaattccaaaatacatagtgacaagaatctgaagataattgaaacaactaagcaagcaaagaagctaaccaatatataaaaaattaataaataaattatgaggtgatgaaagttaataaaaaatttgattaaggtggacaaattttattacgatgggtgacagtggttacaaggacccaaaattattttttaaaatttaactcgaacaaatatattcgattcgattcgaattccatctcactcgactcgattcgagaaaacttcaaataaagttaggatgataaaatgagattcgaaaactcgattaactcgaaaattttcgattcgattcgattcgattcgatcgaatgctcacgcctactaaaaacattaaaataatttttttctaaaaaattaaaaataatatgtatacttaaataatattaagatagaCACAACTCAataagcaaatacctctaaaatagtaacaagattaataataaaataagaattataaaatatccaaataataacaaaatagtagtaacataatagtgaaatggtaacaaaatagtgaaaaaaacaacaaaaagtagcagcaaaacagtaaaaaaaacatcaaaattttttttgcatatttgaGCTGGGCTTGGGCCAAAAAAGCCTTACTTGAGgcctggcccattttttaaacggaccttattttttttatccaaattcattttttaggtctatatttttactcaaatcctcACTTTTCAAGTGGGCCTTAAAGCTGGGCCGAGTGGCCCGACCCATGTACAAGTTTACAACCATTGTTGGAGATTAAAATCTAGCTTAATCCACATTTAGGGTAATTCTAAAATAGCGTTATGTTATTTTAGTCATTCTAGTTTCTATTAATTTAGTCAATCTGATTAATGTAATTATTTGAATTAGCTACTGCTGTTAAAATTTTCGTTAATCTATTAATAAATTAGTGGTATGACACATTAGCTTGTTGAGTGGCTAATATCTAACTCTTATTTTTACCAAAACTTAGGGACTTCCTTATAATTAGTCCAAAAtgttttcttttctcctttcacTTTCTCATTACTTCATTACCACGTGTTAGTCACTCAACGGGCTAATATACCACATCAACAATCCGTTGGtggattaatgaaatttttaatgacaGTAACTAATTCGAGTAAATATCTTAATTAGAgtgattaaaatgataaaaagaaaacaaattctaTTTTAAAGTGACCATGAATTTAATTTACCATAAAATCTATTTATCTTTGTATTGTGATATGTGAATTCAATTTTCTACGatggatttaatattttttaaaaattgaaaattgagtcTCAATTTAGACTGGattcattaaattcattaattaaaactATATGATAGTAAACCCGGATGTGGatgtaaaatttatataacaaaatttaagaaaaattaacatGATAATCAAATATGGTTTTGGTTGAATTGAtaaagttaaattattaaaatttatgatgttGGTTTCGAATCTTATCTTGTACaagtacttttaaaaattttatatgaaaaaacaaaattgctctcaaaataatatttattgtgtTGTAAAAGTAAGGAACTTTTAATAAATGATCTCTACTATATTGAGACCCAATTGAAGGGTGactttaattcaataaaaatattaataatatagatCATATTACTATTTTGCAAGTATTATATAGAAATAAGAATCGGGTATGGCAGTATGCAAATGGGAATATTTTTGTTGCATGATATTTTGGAAATATCAGCATTTAACatgatgaatttaattatttaggttaagattaaaattttaaaattcgaaaaagtATAAGAGTTAAAatggatgaaattaaattaactGATAACAAAATTTAGCATAAATAGAATACGAAGCTTAATTTGCTGACAGGTTTAATCAATTGATTCCATGACTATTAACATTTAAACGACATTGttttttatctttaatatattattgaagacataaaattacaagaaagctataaattcataaattttgcAACTCTAATCTCAGTTGCTACATAGATTAGCAGATAATAAGAAGAAGAATGACAAACCACAAGAACCAATCATCATGTTCCAAATGATTAAATCCTTGTAAAATACTCATACATtccaaaagagaaaaaagaatgcAGATCTACGGAGGAGGTGGCCCTGGTTCAAACAGTGGAGGGCAGCAGCTTCTGAATATTCCACAGCAACACAGAAACCACAAACTGCAAACAGATAGGGAACCAGGCAGCAGCCCTTGAAATGTCAGAAATGTTTCCCTGTTTCTTTCTTCACGCACAAGTAAAATGCAATAACAATGGAGAGAACATCTTACCATGATTCCCATAACCCTCCTTCTGGAGGTGACGGAGCTAGCAGCGGTGTCGTCGGTGGTGGAGTTGGACGTGGAGGAGGTGGATCCATGTTGGTTGTGGAGATAAGACTTTGGAAAGATAGCTTATATCCGGTGAGATTGTTATATAAGTTGATGAATTACCATCCTTTCTCAAAGTCATATGACAACTACCATTCAAAGAGAGATTTCAAGTCtctgcaataataataataaatgacaCCCAACTAACACAGGAACTTTGTActggttaaaattatttttttagagcAATGGGTGGAGTGAGACGCAATTTAAAACTTGGGAGTTGAATATTTGATGACAACTCATCTGGTTTAAAGCTCAAATGAGGAGAAATATGACAAAATTACCAGTATATATTTACTTAGGAACAAGCTAGTGAGGTCCATCAAGAAAGCTGAAAGAGGATCAATGCACTCTCATCTACAaacttcatttgatttttcattttCTGTACAAACGCATGAAATCCAATCAAGGAATCAACTGTGACCTAGTCCCAACACAACCTACCTATGTTTGGCCTATTCTGCTAAAAATACTctccaaaacaaataaaataacaaataaatattttctcaaaaacccAATGGCTAACTTGT
The genomic region above belongs to Gossypium hirsutum isolate 1008001.06 chromosome D05, Gossypium_hirsutum_v2.1, whole genome shotgun sequence and contains:
- the LOC107906248 gene encoding exosome complex component RRP41-like, whose product is MAAKPGSAPVTYSPNLGQKTRPPIFKDNDLDWVRPDGRGFHQCRPAFFRTGAVNSASGSAYAELGSTKVIVSVFGPRESKKAMMYSDTGRLNCNVSYTTFATPVRGQGSDHKEFSSMLHKALEGAIMLETFPKTTVDVFALVLESGGSDLPVVISCASLALADAGIMMYDLVAAVSVSCLGKNLVIDPVLEEESYQDGSLMLTCMPSRYEVTQLTFTGEWSTPDINEAMQLCLDACNKLGKVMRTCLKEAASGSQE